The genomic window GCGCTGAGAGCGATCCGCGGGGCATCGGCAGGCGGATCACCGAGGAAGGAGCGCGCTACAACCTCAATGGCGCCACGACCGTGACGCGCACGCTCAATCACCCGATGGTGCCCCTCCTCTACCTCCGCTGGGCGAACCAGGCGCGATCGCAATTCGCGATCGCAGAAAATACGGGCGATGGCCGACACGTCACGTTCACCGAGGTTCGCACCCCGGCGCTGATCGGCACAGCCGGCGACCAGCCGGCGACGGGGGACTTCTGGATCGATCCAGCGACCGGCCAGGTGACGCGGACGTTGCTCCGCGTCGTCTCGCGCTCCGGCGCGGCAACCGTCTCGGCCACGATTCGTGTGCGCTACAGGCGGGATGACAAGACCGGTCTGATGATGCCAGTCACGATGGAAGAACGCTACAGCGTCCGGAACCCGCAGGGCGTGAGCGTGGAGACGATCGACGCCACCGCCTGGTACAGCAATCCGCGGCAGTTCAAGGCGAGCGCCAGCGAAGTGAAGTGATTCCCGCTGCTACTTCGGATTCCTTCTCCGCGCCCCCACGCTCGCGCGCTTCTTCTTCGTGGTCGCCTTCGGCTTCAGGGACTCGACGTAAGCGCGGCTGATCTCGAAGAAGCGTCGCAGCTCGGCCGTCTTCGCCAGCAGCGCATCGGGCACCACCACGTACTCACGCTGGACGAGGCCGTACTGCGATGGGTGGGTCGTCTTGTATTTCTTGAGGAATGCCTCACCTGCTGCCTCCGGTAGACGCAAGGCGACGCTGCCGTCCTTGTGCAGCACGCTGAACATGTGGCCATTCAGCGACGTGTACGGCATGGTGTCGCCCTTGCGCTCCACGCCCGGCAGCTGCGCGACGACCTTTTCGTAGAGGGCTACGGCCGCGGATCGTTCCACTCAAACCTCCTCGACCAACGCGCTACCGTAACACGTCGAATGACGACGGCAGAAAGGCCGCCCGGGGAGCACAAGGCCGGTGCATCGAGGCGTGAGCATGGCCGTCGCGAATTCCGCCGGATGGGGAAGCTACGCCTGACGCGCGGCGGCAATCCGCTCCTCTATCGTCGGGTGCGTGTAGAAGAACCAGTAGACCAGCCGGGCGGGGCGCTCCTCGGCGAGATTCTGCGCCCCGAGACGCTTCATCGCGCTGACGAACGCCGCCGGACGGCCAGTCAGCTTCAGCGCGAAACCGTCGGCGCGGAACTCGTTGAAGCGCGACCAGGCGTTGGAGATCGGCGCCAGGAGGATCGACACGGCGCCGCCGGCGAGGATCAGCAGCGGCAGGGCGCCCGGATCCGACAGACCGCGAGCCCCGATCGCGACGGCGGCGCGCGTGCCAGCCAGATGCGCGCCGAGGAGCGCGGCCGCGACGAGGACGGCCTCGAGCGCCAAGGCCGTCCAGATGTCGTAGTGGACGTGATGCGCCAGCTCGTGCGCCAGGATCACCTCGATCTCGTCCTCCGAATAATTTTTCAGCAGCGTGTCGGAAACGATGATGCGGCGCGTCCGCCCGGCGCCGACCAGCGCCGCGTTGGCGCGCGAGGTCTTTTCGCCGAGCCCCCATTCGAACGCGCCGATCACCTCCACGCCGGCGCGGCTCGACAGCGCCAGCAGCCGTTCGCGCAGCTCCTCGCGGGTCAGCGGCTGGAAGCGATAGAAGATCGGCAGTAGCCAGACCGGCGCCACTCCCGAGATGAGTACCGCCAGCGCGATGAACAGCCCCGTTGCGATCACCCACCACATCGCCGGCGACAGCCACATCGTGACGTAGACGGCGACGGCCGACGCCAGCGTCAGGGCCAGGCCGAGCGCGAGCGCCTTGGCATGATCGACGAACCACCTCGACGCCGGTTCCGACGACAGGCCGTACTTTCGATCGAGCAGGAACGTGCGGTAGAAGACCAGCGGACCCGACAGGAGCTCCCACGCAAGGGCAAGCACGCCGACGTAGAGGATGATGGCCAGCACAGGCCGAACCGGCCAGACGAGCGGAGCAGCCACCGATCCCGCCCACGCCGCGAGCCGCAGCGATGCGGGAGTGGCCACCAGGATCCCCAGCCCTGCCGCGCCCACCACCGTCGACGCCAGCGCCGCACGCCGTCGCAGTCGATGGTAACGAGACGCCCTGTCTTCGTTCACAAAAGGGAAGGAGGGAAGGAGGCGAAGGAGCGAAGGAGCCGAAGGAACCGTCCCCTTCCCTCCTTCGCCCTTCTTCTCTCCTTCTTAATTCATTTGTACGGAGATCAACTTCGAGACGCCTGGCTCCTCCATCGTCACTCCGTAAAGACGATCTGCGATCTCCATCGTCTTGCGATTGTGGGTGATGAGGATGAACTGGGTGTGTTGCTGCATGCCCTGCAGCATCTCGACGAAGCGGCCGATGTTGGCGTCGTCGAGCGGCGCGTCGATTTCGTCGAGCAGGCAGAACGGGCTCGGCCGGTACTCGAAGATGGCGAACATGAGCGCCATCGCGGTCAGCGCCTTCTCGCCGCCCGACAGCAGCTGGATACTCTGCAGCCGCTTGCCAGGCGGCGAGGCGATGATGTCGATGCCGCTCTCGAGCGCGTCACTGTCGTCGAGCAGGACGAGGCCGGCCTTGCCGCCGCCGAAGAGCGTCGTGAACGTCCTCTCGAAATTCTGGTTGATCACCGTGAACGCCTCCTGGAAGCGTTCGCGCGTCGTCTTGTCGATCTTCCTGATCGCGTCGTTGGTCGAGGCGATCGAGTCGACGAGGTCCTTGCGCTGGGCGGTCAGGAAGGTGTGGCGCGACTCGAGATCGTCGAACTGGTCGATCGCCATCATGTTGACCGCGCCCATGCGCTCGATCTTCTGGCGCAGGTCGCCGACCATCTCGTCCGGTGTCAGCGTCCGGGCCGGCGCGGCCTGGGCGGGGCTCGCGGCGAGATCTGCGGGCGGCTCGACCGATCCTTCGGCGGCGCCTTCGTCGCCTTCGCCGGCTTCGCTTCCTTCCGGCATCTCGTGCGCTTCGAGCCCTTCCCTCTCCATCTGCTCGACCTCGGACGCCACCTCGTCGAGCGTCGCCTGCACGGTGTCCTGGCAGGCGGTCGCCAGATGCGACAAGTCCGATTCCGCGGTGGCGCGCTGCACTTCGAGACCCGAGGCCTGATCGCGGACCGCTTCAAGCGCGCGCCGCGCCTCACGGATCTGCGCGTCCTGCGCCTCGAAGCGTCCGCGCAGCTCCTGCGATGCGTCGTCGGCGGCGCGGACCTGGTCTTTGAGGTCGTCGAAGGTCCGGAGGTCTTCGTCGAGCTGGCGCTCGGCGGCGGCGATGCCGCCGCGGAGCTGTTCGCGGTGTGCCGTATGGCGCTGGAGTTCGTCGGAGCGGTTGACGAACCTCGCTTCGAGCTCGCGCGCCGCCTCCTCGAGCCGCTGCACCTCGATCGTCAGGGCGCTGCTGCGCTCGACGAGGGCGGCGTGCGCCGCCTTGGCCTCGGCGGTCACGCCCGCCTGGTTGGCGGCGGCCTCCCGTCCCTCGAAGAGCCTCCGCTGGGCCGACGACAACTGTTCGTCGGCGGCCTTCTGCTCGGCCTCGATTCGCTGGATGGACTGGCCGGCTTCCTCCTCGCGCAGCTCCTGCGTGCGCAGCTCGTCCCCGGCGCTGCGGCGCTCGACGCCAATCTGCTCCTGCTTCCTCGCTACCCGCTCGGACGCCTCGCGGCCGGCCGACTGCTGCAGCTCGTAGCCGACGATCGCCTTTTCCTGACGGTGCAGCTCGGCCGCGAGCGCGGCGATCGCCGATTCGGCGGCGGCGATCGCCACGTCGAGCGACGCCGCCTCCTCGCGCTGCCGCGCCAGATGCGTCTCCTCGGCGTCGGCGCGCTCGCGCAACTCCTTGATCTCACGCTTGGTCGTCAGAATGCTGCGCGCCTCGGCGCGCGCACCCCACTCGACGCGGTCGACGCCGTGGAACACTTCGCCGTCGGCGGTCGCGGCGACGCCGCCGGTCTCGAGCGCGATGCGGCGCGCCTCGTCGCGGCTGCCTGCGAATCGCACGCTCGACACCAGCTGCCGCACCGCCGCCGCAGGATCGTCGCCGGCCACTAGGAAGCTGACTCGGCCGGCGGCGCGTTCGCGCGCGAACTGCAGCCCGGCCACCGCATCCTCGTGGGTCCGCACCACGACGTGCTGGAGGAGGTCGCCGAGCGCGGCGTCGAGCCCCCGCTCGAACTGCCGATCGACGTCGACATAGTCGGCGACCGAGCCGAGGTGGCGGAGCGCCTCGCCCGACTCGGCAAGGACCATCCGCGCGCCGTCGCCATACTCGGCGCGGGCGGCCTCGAGCTCCTCGAGCGACGTCAGCCGCGCGCTGACACCCGCCAGATCGTGCTCGCGGCTACGCATCTCCCGGACGAGCGCGTCGCGGCTGGGGCGCGCCACCGACAGCTGCGACTCGCGCGCGGCGCGGTCGAGGTGCAGCGTCTCCATCGCCGCGCCCGCCGTGCGCAGGCCCTCTTCGGCCACCGCGCGGTCCTGTGACGCGCGCTCCGCCTCGAGCTGCAGATCGTGACGCTCGACGTCGAGCTTGGCGAGCAGCTCGCCAATGCGCACGCGAGCCGCGGCGGCGTGCTCCATCGCATGGCGCAGGGCCGTCGCAGCCGTGACGGCGGCGTAGACTTCGCTGCGCGCCGCCTCGACGTCCGCCTCGAGCCCCTCGATGGTGCGGGTCGCGGCCGCATAGGCTTCTTCCTCGGCCGCCAGGGCACCGGCGGCGCGCTGTTTGTCGTCGACGGCGCGCGTCGCGGCGGCGCGCCGGTCCTCGATCTCGACGCGGGCCGGATCGCGGCGCGCCGCCAGGCCGGCGATCTCCGTGTCGAGCGCGGCCGCCGACGCCGACAGCGTCTCGACCTGCTGGCGATCGAACGCGGCCTGCTGCTGCAGACGACCGATCGACAGCTCGCGCGCGTGCGCCGCCTCGCGCGCGGCGGTCGTGTGCGCATCGGCCTCGGTCAGTTCGAGGCGGAGGCCTTCGAGCGCCGCTTCGACGCCCGCCAAATGCGCCGCGGCCGCCGCTTCGCGGGCCCGCGCATCGGCCAGCCGCGTCCGCGCGGCCTCGATTGCCTCGCCGAGGCGCCGGTATTTCTGCGCGAACTGCACCTTTTCCCAGCGTCGCAGCTCGTCGCGCAGCCGCCGGTAGCGCCGCGCTTTGGCCGCCTGCCGCTTCAGCGCCCCGCGCTGCTTCTCGACCTCGAAGATGATGTCGTCGACACGGGTCAGGTTCTGCTGCGCCGCTTCGAGCTTCAACTCGGCGGCGCGGCGGCGCGACTTGTACTTGGTCACGCCGGCCGCTTCTTCGATCAACTGCCGCCGATCGGTCGGACGGGCGCTGAGGATCTGCCCGATCTTGCCCTGCTCGATGACCGCGTAGGCCTTGATGCCGAGTCCCGCGTCCATCAGCAGGTCCTGAACGTCCTTCAGCCGCACGACCTCGCCGTCGATCAGATATTCGCTCTCGCCCGAGCGATACAGCCGCCGCGACAGCTCCACGTCGCGAACGATCAGCGGATCGACCGCGTCCGGGTCGAGCGGCTCCGCCGATCCCGGCACCCCTGCCGGCACTTCGACGACCAGCTCCCCGGCCGCGGCAGCCACCGCCGCCTCGCCGCGCGGCAGCACCCACGGTTTCACGGAGCCGTTGCCGGGCACGCGCGAGGCCACGCCGCTCAGCCGCAACCGCACTTCCGCCGCGGACGTGGGCTTCCGTGCGTCGCTCCCCTGAAAAATGATGTCCTGCATGTGCTCGCCGCGCAGGCTCTTGGCGCTCTGCTCGCCGAGCACCCAGGTAATGGCGTCGACCACGTTGCTCTTGCCGCACCCATTGGGACCGACGATGGCGGTCACCCCGGTATCGAACGCAAGCTCCGAGCGCTCGGCAAAGCTCTTGAAGCCGGAAATTTCGAGGCGATTTAAACGCATATTAGATTCGTTGTCGGGTCTGCACGACCCGGCCTACCCGTTTGTTGTCCGGTCGAAAACACGACGATCGACCAGCCCGCAGACCGGACGTGTCAGGTCCGGCCACACCTCTTCCCAAGGAAGCGGCTGGGTTCGCTTCGACCAGCAAACTTGTGTGGAGACGACGACTGGACAAACGACCGTTGAAGCCCGGCTCCCAACATCCCGCGGCGCGGGATGGCCCCTGGGGTCCGGTAAACGGTCGTCAGTCTAACAATGCCCCATACCTAGGGGCAAGCACTATCTGAGGGCACAAGTAATAGGTGCAGTGCCCCAGTTCGATGACACCGCCGGCGGCGCGATGGCTGCCGGTTACTGGCCGTTTGGCGCGCCCCCCCGGGTTGACGTGCGGGTCTTCGAGAGCTCCGTCAGTTTGATCGCCTCGGGGAACTGTGCGAGCCCGAACTGCGCCTGCGGATCGTGGGTGACCAGGTTCTTCTGGGCTTCGGCCACGCCGAACAGCGCGCTGTCGATTTCGAAGTGGATCATGCCGCGGACGAACTCGGCGTCCTTGGTCCACGCGTCTTCGTCGATCCGGATCTTCTGTTCGACGAGTGACTGCTTGAAGTCGGCGACCATCGCGTCGGTGACCGCGAAGCCGCGGCTCACCTGCTTGCGCCCGGCCGAGGCGGCGCTCATGCGCGTGTCCCCTTCGGCGGTGAAGCGCTCGGCGAAATTGGCGAAGGCGCCGCGCTGATACAGCGAGCGCCCGAACCGCGTCGGATTGAAGCCCTCGACGGGGCCCGCGAAGAACCGATCCGGCTCGATGCCGCCGCCGCCGTACACCTTCCGCCCGGCGTCGGTGTACTTGAGCTGCGCCGGATTGTGGTCGCGTTTCTCCGTCTGATCACGCAGCGTGTAGGTCAGATACTCGTCGAAGGCGTTGTCCCACGGCCGCTGGATCATCCGGCCGCTCGGCGTGAAGTAGCGGCCGGTCGTCAAGGCCAGGCCTGCCTTCTCCGAGATCGTATAGACCGACTGCACGAGGGCCTTGCCGAAGGTCGTCTCCCCGACGATCAGCGCGCGGTCGTGATCCTGCAGCGAGCCGGTGACGATCTCCGAGGCGCTCGCGCTGTTGCGGTTGACGAGCACGATCATCGGCCCGCTGAAATCGGGCTCGTCCTGGCCGCGATAGTCGGCGTCGATGTTGGGGACGCGGCCGCGCGTGTAGACGATCATGTCGCCGCGCGGCAGGAACCGGTTGGCGATGCGGATCGCCTGATCGAGCGGACCACCGGGGTTGCCGCGCAGGTCGAACACCAGGCGCTTCATCCCCTTGGCTTTCAGTGCGTCGATGGCGTCGCCGACCTCCTTCGCCGACGTCTCGGAGAAGTCACCCAGCTTGATGTAGCCGGTCTGCTGGTCGATCATGAACACGCCGCGAACGGTGACGATATTCACCTCGTCGCGTTCGACGTCCATGTCGATCAGCTTGTCGTAGCCAGGCCGGCGGATCGCGATGCCGACCTTGGTGCCCTTGGGGCCCTTCAGCTGCTTCGCGGTCTGCTCGGTCGTCCAGCCCTTCGCGTCTTCCCCTTTGACCTTGGCGATGACGTCGCCGCGGCGGATGCCGGCGCGATAGGCGGGCGATCCTTCGAAGAGCGACATCACGGTGACGTCGCCGTCGATCGTCTGGATCGAGAGGCCGATCCCGTAGTAGCGGCCTTCCTGGCGCTCGCGCATCTGCGCGTACTGCTTGGGGTCGAAAAAGCTCGAATGCGGATCGAGCGTCTGCAGCATGCCGCCAATCGCGTCATAGACGAGGCGGTCGGAGGGCAGCGGCTCGACGTA from Vicinamibacterales bacterium includes these protein-coding regions:
- a CDS encoding M48 family metalloprotease, which translates into the protein MNEDRASRYHRLRRRAALASTVVGAAGLGILVATPASLRLAAWAGSVAAPLVWPVRPVLAIILYVGVLALAWELLSGPLVFYRTFLLDRKYGLSSEPASRWFVDHAKALALGLALTLASAVAVYVTMWLSPAMWWVIATGLFIALAVLISGVAPVWLLPIFYRFQPLTREELRERLLALSSRAGVEVIGAFEWGLGEKTSRANAALVGAGRTRRIIVSDTLLKNYSEDEIEVILAHELAHHVHYDIWTALALEAVLVAAALLGAHLAGTRAAVAIGARGLSDPGALPLLILAGGAVSILLAPISNAWSRFNEFRADGFALKLTGRPAAFVSAMKRLGAQNLAEERPARLVYWFFYTHPTIEERIAAARQA
- the smc gene encoding chromosome segregation protein SMC, with amino-acid sequence MRLNRLEISGFKSFAERSELAFDTGVTAIVGPNGCGKSNVVDAITWVLGEQSAKSLRGEHMQDIIFQGSDARKPTSAAEVRLRLSGVASRVPGNGSVKPWVLPRGEAAVAAAAGELVVEVPAGVPGSAEPLDPDAVDPLIVRDVELSRRLYRSGESEYLIDGEVVRLKDVQDLLMDAGLGIKAYAVIEQGKIGQILSARPTDRRQLIEEAAGVTKYKSRRRAAELKLEAAQQNLTRVDDIIFEVEKQRGALKRQAAKARRYRRLRDELRRWEKVQFAQKYRRLGEAIEAARTRLADARAREAAAAAHLAGVEAALEGLRLELTEADAHTTAAREAAHARELSIGRLQQQAAFDRQQVETLSASAAALDTEIAGLAARRDPARVEIEDRRAAATRAVDDKQRAAGALAAEEEAYAAATRTIEGLEADVEAARSEVYAAVTAATALRHAMEHAAAARVRIGELLAKLDVERHDLQLEAERASQDRAVAEEGLRTAGAAMETLHLDRAARESQLSVARPSRDALVREMRSREHDLAGVSARLTSLEELEAARAEYGDGARMVLAESGEALRHLGSVADYVDVDRQFERGLDAALGDLLQHVVVRTHEDAVAGLQFARERAAGRVSFLVAGDDPAAAVRQLVSSVRFAGSRDEARRIALETGGVAATADGEVFHGVDRVEWGARAEARSILTTKREIKELRERADAEETHLARQREEAASLDVAIAAAESAIAALAAELHRQEKAIVGYELQQSAGREASERVARKQEQIGVERRSAGDELRTQELREEEAGQSIQRIEAEQKAADEQLSSAQRRLFEGREAAANQAGVTAEAKAAHAALVERSSALTIEVQRLEEAARELEARFVNRSDELQRHTAHREQLRGGIAAAERQLDEDLRTFDDLKDQVRAADDASQELRGRFEAQDAQIREARRALEAVRDQASGLEVQRATAESDLSHLATACQDTVQATLDEVASEVEQMEREGLEAHEMPEGSEAGEGDEGAAEGSVEPPADLAASPAQAAPARTLTPDEMVGDLRQKIERMGAVNMMAIDQFDDLESRHTFLTAQRKDLVDSIASTNDAIRKIDKTTRERFQEAFTVINQNFERTFTTLFGGGKAGLVLLDDSDALESGIDIIASPPGKRLQSIQLLSGGEKALTAMALMFAIFEYRPSPFCLLDEIDAPLDDANIGRFVEMLQGMQQHTQFILITHNRKTMEIADRLYGVTMEEPGVSKLISVQMN
- a CDS encoding S41 family peptidase → MRTPRFFVVAALAILLSAVAGGFYGGTAQATQDQISQQYRVFTAALTAVDREYVEPLPSDRLVYDAIGGMLQTLDPHSSFFDPKQYAQMRERQEGRYYGIGLSIQTIDGDVTVMSLFEGSPAYRAGIRRGDVIAKVKGEDAKGWTTEQTAKQLKGPKGTKVGIAIRRPGYDKLIDMDVERDEVNIVTVRGVFMIDQQTGYIKLGDFSETSAKEVGDAIDALKAKGMKRLVFDLRGNPGGPLDQAIRIANRFLPRGDMIVYTRGRVPNIDADYRGQDEPDFSGPMIVLVNRNSASASEIVTGSLQDHDRALIVGETTFGKALVQSVYTISEKAGLALTTGRYFTPSGRMIQRPWDNAFDEYLTYTLRDQTEKRDHNPAQLKYTDAGRKVYGGGGIEPDRFFAGPVEGFNPTRFGRSLYQRGAFANFAERFTAEGDTRMSAASAGRKQVSRGFAVTDAMVADFKQSLVEQKIRIDEDAWTKDAEFVRGMIHFEIDSALFGVAEAQKNLVTHDPQAQFGLAQFPEAIKLTELSKTRTSTRGGAPNGQ